One Canis lupus familiaris isolate Mischka breed German Shepherd chromosome 20, alternate assembly UU_Cfam_GSD_1.0, whole genome shotgun sequence genomic region harbors:
- the LOC100687756 gene encoding transformer-2 protein homolog beta-like isoform X1, which produces MSTRRRHVGNRANPDPNCCCGVFGLSLYTTERDLREVFSKYGPIADVSIVYDQQSRRSRGFAFVYFENVDDAKEAKECANGMEFDGRRIRVDFSITKRPHNPTPEIYMGRPTYGSSHRRDYCDRGYDRGYDDRDYYSRSYRGGGGGGRGWRTAQDKDHIYRKRSPSPYYSRGGYRSCSRSRSYSPHHY; this is translated from the coding sequence ATGTCTACTCGCAGGCGTCATGTTGGGAATCGGGCAAATCCCGACCCCAACTGCTGTTGTGGAGTATTTGGATTGAGCTTGTACACTACAGAAAGAGATCTAAGAGAAGTGTTCTCTAAATATGGCCCCATTGCTGACGTGTCTATTGTATATGACCAGCAATCTAGGCGTTCCAGAGGATTtgcctttgtatattttgaaaatgtagacGATGCCAAGGAAGCAAAAGAGTGTGCCAATGGAATGGAGTTTGATGGACGTAGGATCAGAGTTGATTTCTCTATAACAAAAAGACCACATAACCCAACACCAGAAATTTACATGGGGAGACCTACCTATGGCAGCTCACACCGTCGGGATTACTGTGACAGAGGATATGATCGAGGCTATGATGATCGTGACTACTATAGCAGATCATAcagaggaggtggtggaggaggaagaggatggagaaCTGCTCAAGATAAGGATCATATTTACAGAAAGCGGTCACCTTCTCCTTACTATAGTCGTGGAGGATACAGATCGTGTTCTAGATCTCGATCATACTCACCTCATCACTATTAA
- the RTP3 gene encoding receptor-transporting protein 3 — protein sequence MDQDMEVWKQIFQELIQEVKPWHKWTLRVDKDLLPNRLKLGWSQYQQWGFARFQCSLCSRSWASAQVHILFHMHKTEGKPEGKVKMRIFAQRCRNCDQSPFEFPEFTKENISRILNNLVFRILKKCYREAFKSMEEIPVIKEITLEGPHDKNNCEACLQGYCAQGGLREAMQSPVSLTPPAISSPALEIDIPMPSPIRSGTTMDAVKGNAGADKSKALPRPWCPGPTQNAILPTHWSPRANTHYGMERRAQVSTSSEVLYSHIPQNPSYRNLNACYCFLLLIIVVVIIVETIQWTST from the exons ATGGATCAGGACATGGAGGTATGGAAGCAAATATTCCAGGAATTAATTCAGGAAGTGAAGCCATGGCACAAATGGACCCTGAGAGTAGACAAAGACCTTCTTCCCAACAGGCTGAAGCTGGGGTGGTCACAATACCAGCAGTGGGGCTTTGCCAG GTTCCAATGCTCCTTGTGCTCTCGAAGTTGGGCCTCTGCTCAAGTGCATATCCTTTTCCACATGCACAAGACTGAGGGGAAGCCCGAGGGCAAAGTGAAGATGAGAATCTTTGCCCAGAGATGTCGGAACTGCGATCAGTCTCCATTTGAGTTTCCCGAGTTCACAAAAGAGAACATCTCAAGGATCCTGAACAACCTGGTGTTCCGAATCCTGAAGAAATGCTACAGAGAAGCATTTAAGTCAATGGAAGAGATTCCCGTGATCAAGGAAATCACTCTTGAAGGGCCACACGACAAGAACAACTGCGAGGCGTGTCTGCAGGGCTATTGTGCTCAGGGTGGGTTACGTGAGGCCATGCAGTCACCAGTGTCGCTGACACCTCCCGCCATAAGCTCACCTGCTCTTGAGATAGACATTCCCATGCCCTCTCCCATAAGGAGTGGCACCACCATGGACGCCGTGAAGGGGAACGCTGGGGCCGACAAGAGCAAGGCTTTACCCCGACCCTGGTGTCCTGGGCCCACACAGAATGCGATCCTCCCCACCCACTGGAGCCCGAGAGCAAACACCCACTATGGCATGGAGAGGAGAGCCCAGGTCAGCACCTCAAGTGAGGTGCTTTATTCTCACATACCCCAGAATCCGAGTTACAGGAATTTGAATGCTTGCTACTGTTTTCTCCTTCTGATCATTGTAGTGGTGATTATCGTAGAAACCATTCAGTGGACCTCAACATGA
- the LRRC2 gene encoding leucine-rich repeat-containing protein 2 has product MGHKVVVFDISVVRALWETRVKKHKAWQKKEKERLEKSALEKIKEEWNFVAECRRKGIPQAAYCKNGFVDTSVRLLEKIERNSLTRQSSLSKERDKQSSPFVFELSGEQWTELPDSLKEQTHLKEWHISNTLIQNIPTYIELFQAMRILDLPKNQISRLPAEIGCLKNLKELNVSFNHLKSIPPELGDCENLERLDCSGNLELTELPFELSNLKQVTFVDISANKFASVPICVLRMCNLQWLDMSNNSLNDLPQDIDRLEELQTFLLYKNKLTYLPYALLNLKKLTLLVVSGDHLVELPTALCDSSTPLKFVSLMDNPLDNTQCQDDVEVMESERDRQCFDKEVLKAYLEDLKERESVPSYTTKVSFSLQL; this is encoded by the exons ATGGGACACAAAGTGGTCGTGTTTGACATTTCTGTCGTCAGAGCCTTGTGGGAAACGCGTGTCAAGAAGCACAAAGCttggcagaagaaggagaaagaaaggctcGAGAAAAGCGCATTGGAAAA GATAAAGGAGGAGTGGAACTTCGTGGCCGAGTGCAGGAGGAAAGGCATCCCCCAGGCTGCCTACTGCAAGAATGGCTTCGTAGACACCAGCGTGAGGCTTCTGGAAAAGATCGAAAGGAACTCCCTCACCAGGCAGAGCTCACTTTCcaaggagagagacaaacagagcaGTCCGTTTGTGTTTGAACTTTCGGGGGAGCAGTGGACG GAGCTCCCCGATTCCTTGAAGGAGCAGACACACCTGAAAGAATGGCACATCAGTAATACCCTGATTCAAAACATTCCTACCTATATTGAGCTGTTTCAAGCGATGAGAATTCTGGATCTGCCAAAAAACCAAATCTCCCGACTTCCAGCTGAAATTG GTTGTTTGAAGAACCTGAAAGAGCTCAATGTGAGTTTCAACCATCTGAAGAGCATTCCTCCAGAACTGGGGGACTGTGAAAATCTAGAGAGATTGGACTGTTCTGGAAACCTAGAATTAACCGAGCTCCCCTTTGAA TTAAGTAACTTGAAGCAAGTTACGTTCGTAGATATCTCAGCAAACAAGTTTGCCAGTGTCCCAATCTGTGTCCTGAGGATGTGTAATTTGCAGTGGTTGGATATGAGCAATAATAGCCTGAATGACCTGCCCCAAGATATAGACAG GCTAGAAGAACTGCAGACCTTTCTCTTGTATAAGAACAAACTGACCTATCTTCCTTACGCCTTGCTTAACTTAAAGAAGCTCACCTTATTAGTCGTCAGTGGGGACCATTTAGTGGAGCTCCCAACGGCGCTGTGTGACTCTTCCACACCTTTAAA ATTCGTAAGCCTCATGGACAATCCTCTTGATAACACCCAGTGTCAAGATGATGTCGAAGTGATGGAAAGCGAAAGAGATCGTCAATGCTTTGATAAAGAAGTTTTGAAAGCCTATCTTGAAGATCTTAAAGAAAGAG AATCTGTTCCCAGTTATACCACCAAAGTATCTTTTAGCCTTCAGCTTTGA